The Parvibaculaceae bacterium PLY_AMNH_Bact1 genome window below encodes:
- a CDS encoding short-chain fatty acyl-CoA regulator family protein (Derived by automated computational analysis using gene prediction method: Protein Homology.) translates to MAYERQDKKVFAGPRVRRLRRDKGLTQARMADELSISASYLNLIERNQRPVSAQILLRMADVFDVDLRSLGGDEEARALSALKEVFSDPLMRDTGLSDQDLKDVADATPAIADAVATLYRSYQEAVEASSMLAERLADRDDDTTSQAIGLPIEEVRDFINAHTNHFPELDEAAEDLYASAKLSADEPYVALRDYLRDTHGVSTRVVPADFMSGELRRYDRHRQTMFLSELLDQPGRSFQLAYQVGFLEQAKTLEQLVDQSGLSDDEARRLLRIALANYFAAALLMPYDAFFRTAQETKYDIRLLGRRFGTSFEQVCHRLTTLQRAGARGIPFFLIRVDNAGNVSKRFSAAGFHFARFGGTCPRWNVHDAFRVPGEVYTQVVAMDDGTRYFSIARTVSRAGSGIGVPGDQYVVGLGCDISHARDFAYSLGHDLDNEEAATPIGVNCRLCERLDCSQRAFPPLKRKLHVEEHVRGVSAFGLPSDGAD, encoded by the coding sequence ATGGCGTATGAGCGGCAGGATAAGAAAGTCTTTGCGGGTCCAAGGGTCCGGCGGCTTCGCCGTGACAAGGGGCTCACCCAGGCACGCATGGCTGATGAATTGTCGATCTCCGCAAGCTATCTGAACCTGATTGAGCGCAATCAGCGGCCGGTTTCAGCCCAGATCCTGCTCAGGATGGCCGATGTTTTCGACGTCGACCTGCGATCACTCGGTGGTGATGAGGAGGCGAGGGCACTCTCCGCCTTGAAAGAGGTGTTCTCAGACCCGCTCATGCGCGATACAGGCCTCTCAGATCAGGATCTGAAGGATGTAGCCGACGCAACGCCCGCCATCGCAGATGCCGTCGCAACCCTGTACCGATCCTATCAAGAAGCTGTGGAGGCGAGCTCGATGCTGGCCGAGCGCCTTGCGGATCGGGACGATGACACCACATCGCAGGCAATAGGGCTTCCGATTGAGGAAGTACGTGATTTCATTAACGCCCACACCAATCATTTCCCTGAGCTTGATGAAGCTGCCGAAGATCTCTATGCGAGCGCCAAACTGTCCGCCGACGAGCCCTATGTGGCGTTGCGCGATTACCTCAGAGACACACATGGCGTAAGCACACGCGTGGTACCGGCAGATTTTATGTCTGGAGAACTGCGCCGGTATGACCGACATCGCCAGACCATGTTTCTTTCAGAACTACTAGACCAGCCCGGGCGGTCTTTTCAGCTTGCCTATCAGGTCGGATTTCTTGAACAGGCCAAGACTCTTGAGCAACTTGTCGACCAATCAGGCCTAAGCGACGACGAGGCGCGCAGGTTGCTGCGCATTGCTCTCGCCAATTATTTCGCGGCGGCACTGCTCATGCCCTATGACGCCTTTTTCCGGACGGCGCAGGAGACCAAGTATGATATCCGGCTGTTGGGACGGCGCTTTGGCACAAGCTTCGAACAGGTCTGCCATCGGTTGACGACACTGCAGCGCGCAGGGGCTCGCGGCATTCCTTTTTTTCTCATCCGTGTCGACAATGCAGGCAATGTTTCAAAGCGCTTTTCTGCAGCAGGGTTTCACTTCGCCCGCTTCGGTGGAACCTGTCCGCGTTGGAACGTGCATGATGCGTTTCGCGTACCGGGCGAAGTCTATACCCAGGTCGTTGCGATGGATGATGGGACACGTTATTTCTCCATCGCCAGAACGGTAAGTCGCGCGGGGTCTGGCATTGGAGTGCCGGGGGACCAATATGTGGTGGGGCTTGGTTGTGATATTTCCCATGCCCGCGATTTCGCTTATTCCTTAGGCCATGACTTGGACAATGAAGAAGCAGCCACACCAATCGGTGTCAATTGCCGCTTGTGCGAGCGACTTGACTGCTCTCAGCGGGCGTTCCCGCCGCTCAAACGCAAGCTACATGTTGAAGAACATGTGCGCGGCGTTTCTGCGTTTGGCTTGCCCTCCGACGGTGCGGACTAA
- a CDS encoding PAS domain-containing sensor histidine kinase (Derived by automated computational analysis using gene prediction method: Protein Homology.), protein MIRSAPRPSISGSSAQQAVTASLQPASARPSLALVSDAALPGSIFDDLDADITPVARSRGIAPLLAPGLDAILYDMGIGSDRDFDALARVVSLGPDVPVIALFETHVFNRAMAARAIEYGADDACIFDAFHAENLLTPLAVAIARHARLKTVAPLTAPAVVAEEAPEEQTPVTVVQEAADAMVILDNDGKVAFANSAAAELLGRSLESLAGERLDMPTTPGERDIRIKQPSGEERTADLRIVETEWGGQPARVAAFTDTTVRKHLEQTIRDAEKQGLTSERRTNSFFSNVNHDLRTPLTHIIGFSEIMKDAQFGPLADRYRDYARDIHQSGTMLLDMIEDLLSIAESDPDDDSLANDICNLDALLETVVTSQKRTAAEAGVTLSVNSCLDIPGFRGDAKKLRQGIFRLISELLHTTGSGSRIELGVSEIGQSLTIEATINSPDGAEMTLPYDDTPLDACALVEDPFVSAEGRRRPRDVGLALSLTRKVAELHGGSLTIEKSSKGHGVVEMVLPAARLVR, encoded by the coding sequence ATGATTCGATCTGCCCCTCGCCCGTCAATATCGGGGTCGTCTGCTCAGCAGGCGGTAACCGCCAGCCTTCAGCCTGCGTCTGCGCGCCCATCGCTTGCACTTGTGAGCGATGCAGCGCTGCCCGGTTCGATTTTTGATGACCTGGACGCGGATATCACTCCCGTCGCGCGATCACGCGGCATCGCTCCCCTGCTTGCACCTGGACTCGACGCCATCCTTTACGATATGGGGATCGGATCGGACCGCGATTTCGACGCTTTAGCCCGAGTTGTGAGCCTCGGACCCGACGTGCCTGTGATTGCGTTATTTGAAACCCACGTCTTCAACCGCGCGATGGCAGCACGTGCCATCGAATATGGCGCGGACGATGCCTGCATATTTGATGCGTTTCATGCGGAAAACCTGCTGACGCCGTTAGCCGTCGCAATTGCACGACATGCCCGTTTAAAAACCGTAGCCCCCCTCACCGCCCCAGCGGTTGTTGCCGAGGAAGCGCCAGAGGAACAGACGCCAGTCACCGTGGTCCAGGAAGCCGCCGACGCTATGGTCATTCTCGACAATGATGGCAAGGTCGCCTTCGCCAACTCTGCGGCTGCCGAGCTTCTCGGTCGCTCACTGGAGTCTCTCGCTGGAGAAAGGTTGGACATGCCGACCACTCCGGGTGAGAGAGACATTCGGATAAAACAGCCCAGTGGCGAAGAGCGCACAGCGGACCTCAGGATCGTCGAAACCGAGTGGGGTGGGCAGCCTGCGCGCGTTGCAGCCTTTACAGACACTACTGTACGCAAGCATCTTGAACAAACGATCCGCGATGCCGAGAAGCAGGGTCTCACATCAGAGCGGCGCACCAACAGTTTTTTCTCTAACGTCAATCACGACCTGCGCACGCCGCTAACACACATTATCGGCTTCTCTGAGATTATGAAGGACGCTCAGTTTGGGCCGCTTGCAGACCGATACCGGGACTATGCCCGCGACATCCATCAATCGGGCACGATGCTGCTCGATATGATTGAAGACCTTTTGAGCATCGCTGAATCAGATCCAGATGATGATTCTCTTGCAAATGACATCTGCAACCTTGACGCCCTGCTGGAGACCGTCGTCACATCCCAAAAGCGAACAGCGGCTGAGGCCGGTGTGACACTTTCAGTGAATTCATGTCTGGATATCCCGGGATTTCGGGGGGATGCTAAAAAGCTGCGCCAGGGTATCTTTCGACTCATCTCGGAGCTGTTGCATACGACAGGATCAGGCTCGCGCATCGAATTGGGCGTCAGCGAGATCGGTCAGTCACTTACCATTGAGGCTACGATTAACAGTCCAGATGGCGCTGAGATGACGCTTCCCTATGACGACACTCCACTAGATGCCTGCGCGTTGGTTGAAGACCCCTTTGTCAGCGCCGAGGGCCGCCGTCGGCCACGCGACGTGGGACTTGCCCTCTCGCTCACACGCAAAGTTGCGGAACTTCACGGTGGATCATTGACGATAGAGAAATCCTCAAAAGGCCATGGTGTTGTTGAGATGGTTTTACCAGCCGCACGCCTCGTGCGTTAA
- the hisS gene encoding histidine--tRNA ligase (Derived by automated computational analysis using gene prediction method: Protein Homology. GO_component: GO:0005737 - cytoplasm [Evidence IEA]; GO_function: GO:0004821 - histidine-tRNA ligase activity [Evidence IEA]; GO_process: GO:0006427 - histidyl-tRNA aminoacylation [Evidence IEA]): MAKKKKTFRPKARVPKGLRDIPAETVRAEGAMLARIREVYELYGFEPLETSAFEYADALGKFLPDEDRPNEGVFSFQDDDDQWLSLRYDLTAPLARFVAENYDGLPKPFRRYQTGPVWRNEKPGPGRFRQFTQFDADTVGAPGPAADAEMCMMAADCLEALGIPRNSYVMRVNNRKVLDGVFETCGIVGEGPEFEKQHLTVMRAIDKLDRLGSEGVRLLLGKGRKDESGDFTEGAGLSDDQIERIISFTESGGGGREAVCSAMENLVGDSEIGLAGVAELRDIDALLTAVGYEEDRVAFDPAVVRGLGYYTGPVYEAELTFEATDEAGQQRRFGSVGGGGRYDDLVERFKGVKVPATGFSIGVSRLFAALEALDKVEENDVAAPVIVLVMDKDAMPGYQKIVSELRAAGIRSELYLGGSGMRAQVKYADRRGAPIVVIEGEDERQKGEVTLKDLILGAQKSEEIKDNAEWRESAHAQVSVPRAALVEHVREILGRHSKAH, encoded by the coding sequence ATGGCGAAAAAGAAAAAGACATTTCGCCCCAAGGCACGGGTGCCTAAGGGGCTGAGAGATATTCCCGCGGAAACTGTCCGCGCGGAAGGTGCCATGCTTGCGCGCATCCGAGAAGTTTATGAGCTTTACGGCTTCGAACCCCTGGAAACGTCGGCCTTTGAATATGCTGATGCACTGGGCAAATTCTTGCCGGATGAAGACCGTCCCAATGAAGGTGTCTTTTCCTTTCAGGATGACGACGATCAATGGCTGTCGCTCCGCTATGACCTGACAGCGCCTTTGGCCCGCTTCGTGGCGGAGAATTATGACGGCCTGCCAAAGCCCTTCAGGCGCTACCAGACCGGACCTGTCTGGCGAAATGAAAAGCCGGGGCCTGGTCGCTTCCGCCAGTTCACCCAGTTTGATGCGGATACGGTCGGTGCTCCGGGTCCCGCGGCGGATGCCGAGATGTGCATGATGGCTGCCGACTGTCTTGAGGCTTTGGGTATTCCGCGCAACTCCTATGTCATGCGCGTCAATAATCGGAAAGTGCTGGACGGTGTCTTCGAGACCTGCGGCATTGTTGGTGAAGGGCCAGAATTCGAAAAACAACACCTCACGGTTATGCGGGCCATCGACAAGCTTGACCGTCTGGGAAGCGAGGGCGTGCGTCTTCTGTTGGGCAAGGGCCGTAAAGACGAGTCCGGCGATTTCACTGAAGGCGCTGGCCTGTCTGACGATCAGATTGAGCGCATCATCTCCTTCACTGAGTCTGGTGGCGGCGGGCGTGAAGCAGTGTGCAGCGCGATGGAGAACCTAGTTGGTGACAGCGAGATTGGCCTCGCAGGTGTTGCTGAATTGCGCGACATCGATGCTCTTTTGACCGCAGTTGGCTACGAAGAAGACCGCGTTGCTTTCGACCCAGCTGTTGTCCGCGGACTTGGCTATTACACAGGGCCTGTCTACGAAGCAGAGCTTACCTTTGAAGCAACGGACGAAGCAGGCCAGCAGCGGCGCTTCGGATCTGTTGGTGGTGGTGGGCGCTATGATGACTTGGTGGAGCGCTTCAAGGGTGTGAAGGTTCCCGCGACGGGGTTTTCCATTGGCGTGAGCCGTCTGTTCGCGGCGCTGGAAGCTTTGGACAAAGTGGAAGAGAATGATGTCGCGGCCCCTGTGATTGTTCTGGTGATGGACAAGGACGCCATGCCTGGCTACCAAAAGATCGTCAGTGAGTTGCGCGCCGCAGGCATTCGCTCGGAACTCTATCTTGGCGGGTCGGGCATGCGGGCCCAAGTGAAATATGCTGACCGCCGCGGGGCACCGATTGTTGTCATCGAAGGTGAGGATGAGCGGCAAAAAGGCGAAGTGACGCTAAAAGACCTGATCCTTGGTGCGCAAAAGTCTGAAGAAATCAAAGACAATGCGGAATGGCGGGAAAGTGCTCATGCGCAGGTGTCTGTGCCGCGTGCAGCGCTCGTTGAGCATGTGCGGGAAATTCTGGGCCGACATAGCAAGGCTCACTGA
- the aceB gene encoding malate synthase A (Derived by automated computational analysis using gene prediction method: Protein Homology. GO_function: GO:0004474 - malate synthase activity [Evidence IEA]; GO_process: GO:0006099 - tricarboxylic acid cycle [Evidence IEA]): MSQAQVKSSVEGVEIVGAMKPGYERVLTDEALAFVADLERNFGGRRRELLEARAERQKRFDAGELPDFLPETQSVRDGDWKISPIPKDLLDRRIEITGPVDNRKMVINALNSGANSYMTDFEDAASPTWDNMIGGQLNLMDLWAGTIGFTDETNGKTYDALPNGERATLIVRPRGWHLEEAHLKIDGQNMSGGMFDFGMYLFHSHANLKANGTGPYFYLPKMESHLEARLWNDVFTHAEKALGLPVGTARCTILIETLPAAFEMDEILYEMRDHIVGLNCGRWDYIFSYIKRLGKNANYILPDRSQVGMGDAFLSAYSLLLIKTCHKRGAFAMGGMAAQIPVKGDDAANEAAFAKIRADKEREANNGHDGTWIAHPGMVDVVSEIFGKLPETNQLARQRQDVHVGQKEMIEPHKGERTEEGLRDCCRVGVQYIEAWLGGRGAVPLYNLMEDAATAEISRTQIWQWLYHEVDLADGQKVTKELFTTLLDDEMKKLEETLGEERWTSGHFDEAISMFAEMATSRDCEEFLTLPAYELLVKSGN; this comes from the coding sequence ATGAGCCAGGCTCAGGTGAAGTCCAGCGTTGAGGGCGTCGAAATTGTCGGCGCGATGAAGCCAGGATACGAACGCGTTCTGACCGACGAGGCCTTAGCCTTTGTCGCAGATTTGGAGCGGAATTTTGGCGGTCGTCGCCGCGAGCTGTTGGAAGCCCGCGCAGAGCGCCAAAAGCGGTTCGATGCGGGTGAATTGCCCGATTTCCTGCCTGAAACTCAATCTGTGCGGGATGGCGACTGGAAAATCTCTCCTATTCCGAAAGATCTGCTGGATCGTCGGATCGAAATCACGGGTCCTGTCGACAATCGAAAGATGGTCATCAATGCGCTCAATTCAGGCGCCAACTCTTATATGACCGACTTTGAAGATGCCGCGTCTCCTACCTGGGACAATATGATCGGCGGTCAGCTCAATCTCATGGATCTGTGGGCCGGCACGATCGGCTTCACCGATGAGACCAATGGCAAGACATATGACGCCCTGCCAAATGGTGAGCGGGCAACGCTCATCGTCCGTCCTCGCGGTTGGCATCTGGAAGAAGCGCATCTGAAAATTGATGGTCAGAACATGTCCGGCGGCATGTTCGACTTTGGCATGTATCTCTTCCACAGCCACGCGAACCTCAAAGCCAATGGCACAGGGCCCTATTTCTACCTTCCAAAGATGGAAAGCCATCTGGAAGCGCGTCTCTGGAACGACGTATTCACGCACGCTGAAAAGGCCCTGGGCCTTCCTGTGGGCACGGCACGCTGCACGATCCTCATCGAAACGCTGCCTGCAGCGTTTGAGATGGATGAGATCCTCTATGAAATGCGCGACCACATTGTGGGTCTGAACTGTGGTCGTTGGGACTACATTTTCAGTTACATCAAGCGTCTTGGCAAAAATGCAAACTACATCCTGCCAGACCGGTCGCAGGTGGGCATGGGCGACGCTTTCTTGTCCGCTTACTCACTGCTTCTCATCAAGACCTGCCACAAGCGCGGCGCGTTCGCGATGGGCGGCATGGCAGCGCAGATCCCTGTGAAGGGCGACGATGCAGCCAATGAAGCGGCATTTGCAAAAATCCGCGCCGACAAAGAGCGCGAAGCCAACAATGGTCATGATGGTACATGGATCGCCCACCCGGGCATGGTCGATGTGGTGAGCGAGATCTTCGGCAAACTGCCGGAGACCAACCAGCTCGCCCGTCAGCGCCAAGATGTGCATGTCGGTCAGAAAGAAATGATCGAGCCGCACAAAGGCGAACGCACTGAAGAAGGCCTGCGTGATTGCTGCCGTGTAGGTGTTCAGTATATCGAAGCCTGGCTTGGCGGCCGCGGCGCGGTACCGCTCTACAATCTCATGGAAGATGCGGCGACGGCTGAAATCAGCCGGACACAGATCTGGCAGTGGCTCTATCACGAGGTTGATCTCGCTGACGGACAGAAGGTCACGAAAGAACTCTTCACGACCCTTCTCGACGATGAAATGAAGAAACTTGAAGAAACGCTCGGTGAAGAGCGTTGGACATCCGGCCATTTTGACGAGGCGATCTCTATGTTCGCCGAAATGGCAACATCCCGGGATTGCGAGGAATTCCTCACCCTTCCGGCCTATGAACTTCTCGTCAAAAGCGGGAATTAA
- a CDS encoding energy transducer TonB (Derived by automated computational analysis using gene prediction method: Protein Homology.) codes for MTVSSKEWVIVLTIALLFHVAAGLAWWWQPTVEVKNPGASSMRLALAPSHVPSDDRAETVPLEEDDPVVPEPDPIVEPAQKPVVTTPPQEPTVEPPAPLPDPTPPRAAQNAPAEQAASTPSPTALTSATNLTGQAAATTGVSNTDMEADYLATLTSWLARHKRYPRSARRRNLEGTATLSFTMNASGNVLRYEVVRSSGYDVLDREVVNMLQRAEPLPALPRGLRRTSMDITIPIRFELAR; via the coding sequence ATGACAGTCTCTTCCAAAGAATGGGTAATTGTTCTGACAATTGCTCTCTTGTTCCATGTGGCCGCGGGACTTGCCTGGTGGTGGCAACCTACCGTGGAGGTAAAGAACCCCGGTGCGAGCTCTATGCGCCTGGCTTTGGCCCCAAGCCATGTGCCCAGTGATGATCGCGCAGAGACGGTGCCGCTTGAGGAAGATGATCCTGTTGTTCCGGAGCCTGACCCTATTGTGGAACCTGCACAAAAACCTGTGGTGACGACACCTCCGCAAGAACCAACGGTAGAGCCCCCAGCTCCTTTGCCTGATCCAACACCACCAAGGGCTGCACAAAATGCTCCCGCTGAACAAGCAGCTTCAACTCCATCGCCGACAGCGCTTACCTCGGCCACCAACCTAACGGGACAGGCTGCCGCCACAACGGGAGTCTCAAACACCGATATGGAAGCGGACTACCTGGCAACGCTGACGAGCTGGCTTGCGCGTCATAAGCGATATCCCAGATCCGCACGGCGCCGGAACCTTGAAGGTACAGCGACACTTTCATTTACGATGAACGCTTCAGGTAATGTGCTGCGCTACGAGGTGGTTAGGTCAAGTGGCTATGATGTGTTGGATCGTGAGGTGGTCAACATGCTGCAGCGGGCGGAGCCTTTGCCTGCCCTGCCGAGAGGCCTGCGACGCACCAGTATGGACATCACCATCCCCATTCGCTTCGAACTCGCGCGTTAG
- a CDS encoding SLAC1 anion channel family protein (Derived by automated computational analysis using gene prediction method: Protein Homology.) has protein sequence MIEKLKAISRTTSPAYFGVGMGLGGLASAWVQAASFLPAADGISHILFALTLSVSGLVSLLYTTKLVLHFRLVVEDFCDTNIANFFPGFTISLLLLASWLHGLGFAVSTPLWTFAAILHVVLAISVLRIWIVHNVEITIANPSMFVPIAGLFVVPATLPDDGSSTIAMFCFAVALLFWLALLPVVLNRILFHGQLPQQFLPTLFILIAPPALAATSTAVLSGAFTPLADGFLFAGLFVALLLASMARQFLSLTFQMSWWAFTFPSAALAGAALKRYTMLNEPDFGAGVLAVGLLLAATLIIGFVSWCTLRALISNSSNTDRDLTRS, from the coding sequence ATGATTGAGAAGCTCAAAGCCATTTCACGGACCACTTCGCCCGCCTATTTTGGAGTCGGTATGGGCCTTGGTGGATTGGCTAGCGCCTGGGTCCAGGCTGCTTCTTTCCTTCCTGCAGCGGACGGGATTTCGCATATTCTTTTTGCGCTTACTTTGTCCGTCTCAGGGCTTGTCTCGCTGCTCTATACCACAAAACTGGTCCTTCACTTTCGGCTGGTCGTTGAGGATTTTTGCGATACCAATATTGCCAACTTTTTTCCTGGCTTCACCATCTCGCTTCTCCTTCTGGCCTCTTGGCTTCACGGACTGGGCTTTGCTGTCAGTACTCCTTTATGGACCTTTGCAGCGATACTGCACGTCGTACTGGCAATCTCTGTTTTACGGATCTGGATTGTCCATAATGTTGAAATCACCATAGCCAATCCATCGATGTTTGTTCCTATCGCTGGACTGTTTGTGGTGCCTGCGACCTTGCCTGATGACGGCTCCTCGACGATCGCCATGTTCTGCTTTGCTGTGGCGCTTCTGTTTTGGCTGGCACTCCTGCCCGTTGTTCTGAACCGCATTCTTTTTCACGGACAGTTACCGCAACAGTTTTTGCCTACGCTTTTTATCTTGATTGCGCCCCCTGCCCTGGCCGCCACCTCAACAGCGGTCCTGTCAGGGGCTTTCACCCCACTCGCGGATGGGTTCCTTTTTGCGGGATTATTTGTTGCGCTACTTCTGGCAAGCATGGCACGGCAATTCCTCTCCCTGACTTTTCAGATGTCCTGGTGGGCATTCACCTTTCCATCAGCCGCTCTCGCCGGAGCTGCCCTCAAGCGATATACTATGTTGAATGAGCCAGACTTTGGCGCAGGCGTGCTTGCCGTCGGCCTGCTTCTGGCCGCAACACTCATCATAGGTTTTGTAAGTTGGTGTACGTTGCGGGCCCTCATCTCCAACTCGTCCAATACGGACAGGGACCTTACGAGGTCCTAA
- a CDS encoding VOC family protein (Derived by automated computational analysis using gene prediction method: Protein Homology.), translated as MEQRYSIITFGTADMARTRSFYEDLLGWQPFMTEGMTAYDAGGFVFGLFGHDELAKDADLDPIVPATGYQGFAVAYNARSEAEVDELLALIGDKGGTYGAKILKPAHKAFWGGYSGYFADPDGHAWEVAFNPYWKFEEDGRLILPKPEQS; from the coding sequence ATGGAACAGCGCTACAGCATCATCACCTTTGGCACCGCCGACATGGCGCGGACCCGGTCCTTCTATGAAGACCTCCTGGGCTGGCAACCATTCATGACGGAGGGCATGACAGCCTATGACGCCGGTGGTTTCGTGTTCGGCCTGTTCGGGCATGACGAGCTTGCCAAAGATGCCGATCTGGACCCAATTGTTCCGGCGACCGGCTATCAGGGATTTGCAGTCGCTTACAACGCGCGGAGTGAAGCAGAAGTGGATGAACTGCTCGCACTGATCGGCGACAAGGGCGGGACCTACGGGGCTAAAATCCTGAAACCTGCACACAAAGCATTCTGGGGTGGCTATTCAGGCTATTTCGCGGATCCAGACGGACATGCCTGGGAGGTGGCTTTCAATCCTTATTGGAAATTTGAGGAGGATGGACGCCTCATTCTGCCAAAGCCCGAACAGTCGTAG
- a CDS encoding protein phosphatase CheZ (Derived by automated computational analysis using gene prediction method: Protein Homology. GO_component: GO:0009288 - bacterial-type flagellum [Evidence IEA]; GO_function: GO:0003824 - catalytic activity [Evidence IEA]; GO_process: GO:0050920 - regulation of chemotaxis [Evidence IEA]) yields MNIHTRDRVEAGEPVAVATETHVPDSVAAERHQEIMDAIGQLGGSVDASAAAELALPDAAPDALLDKYKEEIKEAAKLKSELDLMQAAIQRTKSEIVALRYDGASSERIRSVTDELDEVVAGTEAATEGILGAVELIDSNASALSTTLSGVEASQALEIQEQVVAIFEACNFQDITGQRITKVVNALRYIEERIESMQVIWGDAGFEGVEAAEDSSSDAEVPEGRALASGPSMPEAEDRASQADIDALFD; encoded by the coding sequence GTGAACATTCATACACGTGACCGTGTTGAAGCCGGTGAGCCTGTTGCGGTGGCAACAGAAACGCATGTGCCAGACAGCGTCGCCGCAGAGCGTCATCAAGAGATTATGGATGCGATTGGCCAGCTTGGTGGTTCGGTGGACGCCAGCGCTGCGGCAGAATTGGCGCTGCCTGATGCAGCGCCGGACGCTTTGCTCGACAAATACAAAGAAGAGATCAAAGAGGCAGCAAAGCTTAAGTCCGAACTGGATCTGATGCAGGCTGCCATTCAGAGAACAAAAAGCGAGATCGTCGCGTTGCGCTATGACGGAGCGTCATCTGAACGCATCAGGTCGGTGACTGATGAGCTCGATGAGGTTGTTGCAGGCACAGAAGCTGCGACAGAAGGTATTCTGGGTGCTGTGGAGTTGATCGATAGTAATGCTTCGGCTCTCAGCACAACGTTGTCTGGTGTTGAGGCGAGCCAGGCTCTCGAGATCCAGGAACAGGTCGTGGCAATCTTTGAAGCCTGTAACTTTCAAGACATTACCGGTCAACGGATCACAAAAGTTGTGAATGCACTTCGCTATATCGAAGAACGTATTGAAAGCATGCAGGTCATCTGGGGTGATGCTGGATTTGAAGGTGTCGAGGCTGCCGAGGATAGCTCTTCAGATGCAGAGGTTCCAGAAGGGCGGGCGTTGGCAAGCGGACCTTCTATGCCGGAGGCAGAAGATCGGGCAAGCCAGGCAGATATTGACGCTTTGTTCGACTAA